The genomic window ATCTCGCCGGAGAGGATGCGCGGCAGGAAGTACGACTTCTGCTCCTCGGTGCCGTACCGCATGATCGTCGGGCCGACGGTGTTGAGCGCCATCAGCGGCAGCGGGACGCCGGCCTGTGCGGCCTCGTCGAAGAAGATGAACTGTTCGATGGCGGTCAGGCCGCGTCCGCCGTACTCCTTCGGCCAGCCCACGCCGAGCCAGCCGTCCGTGCCGAGGCGGCGGATGGTCTCGCGGTAGAAGCGCTTCTGCGCCGCCGGATCGGCGTGGCGGGTGTAGGCGCCCTCCGGGACCAACTCGGCGAAGTAGGCGCGCAGTTCGGTGCGCAACCGGTGCTGCTCGGGCGTGTATTCGAGGTGCACGGCGCCTCCAGGCTCCCCAAGGCCGACCTGACGGCGCACACGCTAGAACGTGTTCCAGTAATTGGGAACACGTGGGAGCGGTGCGGTCCGGCCGATTCCCCTGAGGATCTCGCCGAGGATCCCGCCCCTCCTCCCCCGAACCGGGGGCTCAGCCGAGGGTGGCGAGGAAGTCCGTGCAGGCCTGGGCGCACTCGCGGCAGGCCTTGGCGCCATCCTCGGCGCCGGGGTGCCCGTCGAAGACGCGCGCGCACTCCAGGCAGACGGTTCGGCACCACTCCACCTGTACGCGGATACCGGTCTCGTCGAGGCCGGGCTGCTCGGAGAGCACCCTGCAGGTGGCGTCGCACACCTCCGCGCACATGATGCCCTTGCGTCGCATCTGTTCCTGGTCTTCGGGGCCGTCCGGATCGGCGAGGCTCGCCCGCAGCGCACAGGCACGCGCACATTCGGTGCACGCCTGCGCACAGGCGAAGCGGTCCTCGAGGAACCGGACGAGTTCCTGGTGGGATGTCGTCGTCGAGGTCACAACGGGCGGGTAGCCGGAGGCCAGGCGGCCAAACACGCCGGACGGCATCCGTGCAGCACACGGTGCACCGGGCTCCGTTTCCGAGGGTGCGGGACAGGACACCCGGGCACAAGCCGTTCGAAGCGGGCCGGTTCACTCGACATATTGGGGGGTATTCATCCCTTATGAACATGGAATGGACTGATATAGCCGCAGAACGAAGCGTACTGGGCGGTATCGCACCGTTCCTGGCAGGCGTCGCCGTGGTGTCCATGCTGATCGGCGCCCTCTGGCTGGGCGCCCGCGTACGCGCCCGGGAGCCGCACCGACCGCGCCCCGAGGAGCAGCCCCGGATGCCGGAAGGCGGCCCTGTCCGTGAGGAGCGGGTGAACCGCGAGCCGGACGAGATCCCGAAGAGCGACTACCGGCTGACACCGTACGAGGTGCACGGAAACATGGGCTCCCGCCCGAGCGAGGAGAAGAAGCGGCCGCGCTGGAGCAAGGGCGGCAGCGGCTCCTTCGGGAGTGGCGGCCTCGGCGCCCACTGACATCGGCCCACACGGCTGCGGGCCCACCCCCTTTTTTTCGGGGTGGGCCCGCAGCCGTGTCCGTTGCGCGCCAGTGCGGTCACGCGGCGCGACCGGCTAGGACGTGGCGTCCAGCGGCAGCCCCGTGTAGTTCTCCGCCAGCTCGGCGGCCGCGTGCCGTGAGGTGGCGACGCGGTCGAGCTGCGAGAGCTGGAGCTTGGTCTCGAACGGGGACTGGGCCGGGTCGGCGTGGAGGGTCGTGGTCATGAAGTAGGAGAAGTGCTCGGCCCGCCACACCCGGCGCAGACAGGTGTCGGAGTACGCGTCGAGCAGTTCGGTCGAGCCGCTCTCCTGGAGCTGGGCGAAGGCGCGCGCCAGCACGATGACGTCGGTGGCGGCCAGGTTGAGACCCTTGGCGCCGGTGGGCGGCACGATGTGGGCGGCGTCGCCGGCCAGGAAGACCCGGCCGTAACGCATCGGCTCGGTGACATGGCTGCGCATGGGCAGGACGGCCTTGGAGGTGACGGGCCCGCGCTTGAGCCGCCAGCCCGGGTTCGCGGTGAGGGCGAAACGGGCGTCCAGCTCGTCCCAGATCCGCTCGTCCGACCAGTCGGCGGGGTCGGTGCCGTTCGGGACCTGGAGGTAGAGACGGCTCACGGACGCCGACCGCATGCTCGCCAGCGCGAAACCGCGCTCGGAGTGGGCGTAGATCAACTCGTCGTAGACGGGCGGGGCGTCGGCGAGGATGCCCAGCCAGGAGTAGGGGTACGTCCGCTCGTACGTCGTCCGCACGCCGTCCGGAACAGCGTTGCGCGCCACCCCGTGGAAGCCGTCACAGCCGACCACGTAGTCGCAGGTCAGGGTCTGCTCGCGACCCTCATGGGTGTAGTGGATCCGCGGGCGGTCGGTGTCGGCGCCCTCCACCCCGTGCACCTCGGCCTCGAACAGCAGGGGCCCGCCCTCGGCGAGCTGGAGGGCGATGAGGTCCTTGACGACCTCGGTCTGGGCATAGACCCACACCCGGCGCCCGCCGGTCAGCTCGGGGAAGTCGACGCGGTGGGCACGGCCGTCGAAGCGCAGCTCGATGCCGTCGTGGGGCATACCCTCGGCATCCAGGCGCGCCCCCGCGCCGGCGGCGCGCAGCACGTCCACGGTGGCCTGCTCCAGGATCCCGGCGCGCTGGCGCTGTTCGACATATGTGCGGTCCTTGCGCTCCAGAACCACACTGTCGATTCCCGCGTTGTGCAGCAGACGGGCCAGCAGCAGCCCCGCCGGGCCGCCGCCGATGATGCCGACGGTGGTGTGCATTGAGTACTCCTCGTCGTGAGGACGAGCCGCGGCCCGACCCCGGGCGCCGACTTTGTTCGCCAGGTGAAATTCACTTCACTACTTGTGCGTATGAGTCTGCGCCGGGTCCGCCCGCCTGTCAACGGTCATACTCCCCGAGAGGTGTCAGGCGGGCCGTCGGGTTCCATCAGGCAGCGCTCAACATGGCCGGCCGAGGAAATGGAAGCCGGGGCGCGGATGCATCAGGAAGTCGTGGTGCGAGATGTTCCACGCGTACGCGCCCGCGAGGGAGAACGCCACCCGGTCCCCGGCCCGCAGTCCGGGCGCGTGGGCGTTTCGGGCGAGGAGGTCCTTCGGGGTGCACAGCTGACCGGTGAGGCTGACGTACTCCCCCTCGGCCGCCGGGCGCGGCCACGGGTGCGGCCACTCCTCGACCGGCAGCACCGAGCACGGCTGGTCGTGCCCCTTGGTCGCCGGGGTGCGCAAGTGGTGGGTGCCGCCGCGGACCACGGCGAACTCCTCGCCGTGGCTGTGCTTCACGTCCAGCACCTCGGTGGCGTACCAGCCGCAGTACGCGGTCAGCGCCCGGCCGGGTTCGATACGGAGCGTCAGTTGGGGGTGGTCGTCGGCGAGTTGGACGAGGCCTTCGCCGTACGTCTTCCAGTCGAAGCGGATCCCTGGGTCCGTGTAGTCGACGGCCATGCCGCCGCCGACGTTCACCTCGCGGAGCGTGACGCCGAGCCCCGTCGCCCAGTCCACGATCGAGCGGGCGACGGAGAGTTGCTCGGGGGCGTCGAGGCCGCTCGCCAAGTGGGCATGGACGCCGCGCAGTTCGAGGTGTGGGTAGGTGCCGTCCGTGAGGGGGCGGAGGACGTTGGGTGCCTGTGAGGGGTCCAGGCCGAAGGGGGTGGGGCGGCCGCCCATGGCGAGCGAGCTGCCGGCCAGTGAGCCGTCGGCCACCGCGAGGTTGAAGCGGAGGAGCACCCCCACCCGCGCGTCCGGCGCCGCCTGGCGGGCCAGTTCGGCCAGCATGCGCAGGTCGTGCTCGCTCTCCACGTGGAAGCGTTCGACACCCTGGTGCAGGGCGGCGCGGATCTCGTCCGGTGTCTTGCCGGGGCCGCCGAAGGCCAGCGGGCGGCCCGGGACGGCATTGGCGACGTGGGCGAGTTCACCGCCGGAGGACACCTCGTAGCCATCGACGTACGGGCCGAGCGCGGCGAGGATCTCCGGCTCGGGGTTGGCCTTGGCGGCGTAGTACAGCTCGACGCGTTCGGGGAGGGCGGCACGTACCTGTGCGGCGTGTTCACGCAGCGCCGCCAAGTCGTAGACGTACGCGGGGAGTTCGGTGGGCGCCAGGGACAGGAGGCGGTCGCGTACGGCGGGGGTGGGGAGGGTCATCGAGGGCTCCTGGCTCATCGGGTGCCCCAGCGGAGGACGTCCTCGGCGAGGGGGGAGGGCAGGCGGACGTAGCCGGCCTCGCGGTCGGCCTTGCGTTCCCAGCGGGTGAGCAGGTTGGTCTTGGCGGGCAGGGGGACCCCGGCGAGCAGGGCGGAGAGGCGGGGTGGGCAGCCTTCCTCGTCCGCGTAGGCCCGGATGGTCGCGCGGACCGCCGCCCACAGGTCTGCCTCGGTCTCGGGATGCAGGTCGGCGAGGGCGGCGAGCAGCTCGGCGACATGGTTGACGAGCAGGCAGTACACGACGCGGTCCCAGCCGCGCTGGGCGTCGTACGACATCGGGCCGGCGACCTCGGGCGGGAGCGCGGCGAGGGTGTCGGCGTGGTGGTCGGGGACGAGCTTGGTGCCCTCCAGGTCGCGGAAGAGGACCTGGGCGGGCATGCCGTCGCTGTCGACGCAGATGAGGACGTTCTGGAGGTGGGGTTCCAGGACGAGGCCGTGGTCGAAGTAGGCGGAGAGCACGGGCGGGACGAGGAGGCGGAGGTAGACCCGCCACCAGTCCAGGGCGGCCTCGGGGCCCGCGCCGTCGAGGAGGCGGGAGATGTGGGCGGCGCTGGTCGGGTACTCGTCGGCGACGGCGGCCGCGAGCAGCGGGGTCGTGCCGGGCAGCAGTCGCCGGGACAGGCCTTCGCGGACGATCACGCCGAACCCTTCGAGGAGGGCGCGGTCGGGGGTGCCGTCGGGGCCGGGGACGGCGAGGCTCCGGTAGGCGGGTTCGCGGAGCATGGCGCTGCCGGGGAAGCGGGTCTCCAGGTCGGTGAGGGCCGGGGCGAGGACGCGGGTGAGGGCGACGGCACCGGAGAGTTCGTAACTGGCGTTCTTGCGCAGGCAGTTGGTGATGCGGACGTTGAGGCTGAACTTCAGGAAGGAGTCGCCGTCGAAGAGGGTGCGGACGGAGGCGGTGGCCGCGTACTCCCGTCCGCCGGGGCCGAGGTCGAGGATGTCGCCGCGGCCGAGGGCCTCGCGCAGCAGCCGGTGTTCGCGCAGCATCTCGTACTGCCAGGGGTGGGCGGGCAGCAGCCGGTAGCCCTCGGGGACGTCGCCGCGTACCCGGTCGAGCACGGCGGTGGCGCCCGCTTCGGCGCTCTCCTCGGCGATCAGGTGGTCGCGGACGGCGAGGTGGCGCAGCGGGAAGGAGGCGCCGGCCTCGGGGGCGTACGACTGCCAGGCGTCCGCGTCGCCCGTGCGGGCCTTGGGAGTGGGGTGGAAGCGGTGGCCGAACAGCAGGGACTGCTCGGAGGCGAGGTAGTCCGGGAGCCCGTGCGGGGCCGTGTCGTGAGTGGCGAGCGCGGTGGTCTCGCGGGTGGCGAGAGCGGTGGCAAGGGTGCGGTGACTGGAGTCGATCTGGTGCAGGAACTCGTCGTTGCGGACGCCGGTGCGCAGGGCCAACTCGTCGTGCGTGTACTCGGCGAGGCGGCGCCAGTCGAGCTCCGTCCAGCCGGTGTCGGACTGCTCCTGGACGGGGCCGGTGAAGCGGTGGGCGCCCAGCAGGGACGTACGGCGGAGGGCGACGCGGAGCAGGAGGCCACGGCGGGGCAGGCGCAGCAGCAGGTGGCCGTCGATGACGGCGGTCTGGTGTTCGGGGCCGGACACCTCGCGCAGCAGGCAGTTGAGGAGGGTGTGGGCCACCGCGTCGTCCGCGGTGGGGAGGTGGGTGGTACCGAGCGAGTCGGTGAGCGGGGGCATTCAGTGGCTCCAGCGGGTACGCGGATGTGGGGGCAGAAGAGTCGCGAAGACGGTGAGGGCGGCCACGCCGCCGCCTATCAGCACCGGCGCGGCGGGGCCGAACCGGGCGCTGCCCACGGCGGCGGTCACCCCGGCGGCGACGGCGCCGGCCTTGGAGAAGAACTCCAGCGAGCCGAACATCCCACCGGGGGCGCGGCCCCGGGCGCAGTCGGCGGCCAGCACCGAGAGGCCGACCATGCCGAGGGTGAGGCCCGCGCCGAGCAGCAGGCGCACGGCGATGAGCGTGGGAAGGGTGTCGGCGACGCCGTGGCCGGCCAGGCCGAGGGCTATCAGCGCGAAGCCGAGGGCCATGCCGTGCCGGGGGCGGTTCGCTGTCGCACGGTGCACGGCCATGGCCGTCACCAGATAACAGAGGTGCGGCAGGGCGAAGAGCAGGCCGGAGAGCGCGGCGGAGGCGCCCGGGAGGCGTTCCTCGACGAGGGATATCAGGTAGGGGAAGGAGATGACCGTGGAGAACACGAAGGCGAACTCCAGGGCGTAGAGCCTGCGCAGCGCGGCCACGGGGGCGATGTCGACGGTCTCCGTCTCCTCGTGCCGCGTCTCGGTGACCTCGCTCGGTTCGGGCAGGGCGGCCAGGAGGAGGGCGGCGGCGAGCGGGAGCAGTGCGAGGAGGGCGTACTGGCGGTGCGGGGACATCCAGGGTGACAGCGCGCCGACGACGATCGGCGCGAAGACGAGGGCGGCCCGCGCGCTGCCCTGCATGAGGGTCAGCGCCCTCGACAGCCGCGGTCCCTCCAGTGCGGCGCCCAGATAGCCGTTGGAGGCCGCGAACGTGCCGCCGAGGATGCCCTGGAGCACCAGCGCCACCGTGAACATGGTGAGCGAGTCGGCCCAGCCGGCCAGCAGGAAGGAGACCGCGAGGCCCAACTGCGCCCGCAGCAGCAGCCGTTTTCGTCCGAAGCGGTCGGCGAGCCGCCCCCACACGGGGGCCGCGATCGCGCTGAACACGGTGGGCACCACGTACAGCACACCCGCCCAGCGGGCGGTTCGGTCGCCGAGCTCCGGCAGTATCTCGGTGAAGTACGGCGGCAGCCCCAGCGCGGCGAACGACGCCACGAAGTAGCAGGCGGCCACGGCGTGCACCTGCCGGCGGCCGAACGCGGGGCGCGACATCGCAAGCGCCTCTGCGGTCATGCCGAACCACCTTCCAGGAGAAGGTAGTTGGGCCCGGTGGTGTAGTGCTTGTTGATGTCGGCGGCGCCCGACCGCTCCTTGCTGAGCAGGGTTCCGGCGGTCACCATCGCCTTCACCGGCAGCTCGGGCGCGTTCAGCACCCGCTCGCGCAGTACGGCCGCCGCGTCGCCGCCGAGCCGGTCGACGGCCTCGGCGAGCCTGTCCCGTACCAGGCTCAGCAGCTCCGGCAGCGGAGCGCGGCCGTGGCGGGCGAGGCCGAAAGCGTAGGCGCCCGCGCACAGATGGAGGGTGATGGTGGTGAAGACGTCGGCCACCGCCCGGTCGTCCGGGCCGAAGGTCCGGGCGTCGTCGAAGCCCCAGGTGCCACCGCCTTCGCCTTCGCCTTCGCCTTCGCCTTCGCCTTCGCCTTCGCCGAGCGTGGCGGCCAGTCGGGTGCGGTTGATGCGCGGCCCGTCGTTGTCCTTCAGCAGCAGCCGCAGGTCGCCCGGCTCGGGGCCGAAGACCAGGGAGACGTTCTGCTGGTGCGACTCCAGGGCGATGCCGTACCCGAAGAGCGTGGTCTGCCAGTCGAACAGCGGGGTGAGCACCGCGTCCAGCAGGGCGATCGGATCACCGCCGTGGAAGCGGTCGGCGAGGTGGTCGACGACCAGTCCCCCGCCGGGTGCCTCGGCGAGCAGGGCGGCCATGGGGACGACGACGCAGTCGTCGAGGTCTGCCGGGTAGCGGCGGCACAGCACGGCGAGCAGCTCGTGCCCGGCGTGCGCGTACACCGTCTCGTCGGCGTGCAGCACCCGGCCCTTGAAGCGGGGCTCGCGCTCGATCACCGCCGCCAGCAGCCGCTGACCGGCGGCGCCGTCGACGAGGGTGCCGGGCTTGATGGAGCGCTTGTTGCGCAGGCCCAATGTGGCGGTGGCCAGGGGCAGTTTGAGGTGCAGGGAGGGGGCGGCGGCAGGCGCGACCGTACGCATGGACAGCGTGGGCACGACGTCGAGGTACACCCGGTCGGCGAGCACGGCCCGGTCCGCGAGTCCCGCCTCGCGCAGAGCCGCGTCGAGTGGCTCGCCCACGGTCAACGGGTGGACGGGCAGGGCGACATGGGTGCGGTCGAGGTCCGCGAGACCGAGCCCGGAGGGGGTGGGCCAGCCGTCCGGGAGTTCCCCGGCGACGGTGACCGACTCCCGGGGCAGTGCAAGCCAGTGCAGCGCGAAGTTCGGGTGAAACTCCGGTGCGTAGCCGCGTAGTTGGCTCTCGTCCAGGCCCGAGCGGCCGCGCGCGGTCGGGTAGACCGGGTGGTCGAGACGCGCGGCCAGGGTCTCGTACGCCAGACCGCCGCGCAGGCCCGTCCAGTCGGCCAGGTCGGGGCCGTAGAGCTCGGTGAGCCCGTCGGCCACTTCCTGCCCCGTCGCCTCGTGCAGCTGCATCGTCGCGAGCGTCTGACCGCACTCCTCGGCGAAGGCGTCGAAGCCGTCGCGGTCGACGGGCTCGGCGAGGGCGCGCAGTGCGGCGAGGACGGTGTCGGAGGTGGTGAGGTGTGTGCCGTCCGACTCCCTTACGAGGAGGGGCAGTCGGGCGGCGTACGCGTGCTGGAAGCCGTCCTCGGTGACGGGCAGGAGCAGGGCGTCGTCGCCGTCGACGGCGGGCAGGCGGAGCCAGGGGCCGTCCGGGTGGTGGACGAGCGTGCCGCGGGTGCGCAGGCCGACGACATCCTCGCGGAGCAGGGCGCTGAGCACGCGTGTGAGCAGCTGGGATGCGGGCCCGGCCACCGGAGCGGTGGTGACGGCGGGGGCGTTCACTGAAGCGGCGACGGCTTCGGCCTCGACAGCGGTCACGGCTTCGGTCTCGCCGGCGACAGCGGTCACGGCGGCGTTTTCGGAGGCGACGGGGGTCATGGGGGCACTCTCGGAGGCGACGGCGGTCACGGCTGGATCTCCCAGCGCTGTGCGGCGAGGAATTCCGCGACCACCCGGTCGACGGTCTCCTGGCGGGTGCCGGTGGCGCGGAGGACGCCGAGGTAGTCGCGGTTGGTCGAGTACAGCTCGTGCCGTTCGCCGATCTCGCGGAGCGGACGGTATGTCAGACGGACGCCGTCGACGGTGAGTTGGGCGGCGGCGGGGGCGTCGACGAGCGTGCCCGCCCGTTCGGCGCAGGGGTACTCCAGGCGGGCCGCGCCGTCGCGCCGGATGTCCAGGTCGGTGGGCAGCGGCTCGCCGAGGTGGGTGCGGAGGATGTGGTCGAAGAGCGGGAGGTCGAGGAGCTGGGCGAGCAGCAGGTCGCACTGGTCGCCGATGGCACGGTAGTTGACCTCGATGATGCGGGCCCGGCCGTCGTGCACGACGAACTCGGTGTGGCAGGCGCCGAACCCGACGCCCAGCGCGTCGAGTTGGGCGAGGATCTGGGCGACGACCGGCTCGGGGTGGGCCGGGACGAAGCTGAGCCGTTCCTCGATGAAGTACGGCGGCGGGGACAGCTCGGTGTGGAAGCCGCCGAGGACGTGCCGGACGCGGCCGTCGCCGAGGGTCTCCAGGGTGTACAGCTCACCCGGCAGATACTCCTCGACGACGAGGGTGACACCCGGGCGGCGGGCCAGGATCTCCTTGCCGCGGGCCACCAGGTCCCCGGCGGTGTCGACCAGCACGACGTCCTCGCTGGCGACGCCTTCGCGGGGCTTGACGACACAGGGGTACGGGGCGTCGACGACGAGGCGGCCGGTGAGGTCGGCCGGATCGGTGATCTCGGCGGACCAGACGGTGTCCACGCCGGCGGCGGCCAGATGGCGGCGCATCTCGCCCTTGTCCTTGCTGCGCAGGGTGGCCCGCCAGTCCTTGCCGGGGAGGCCGAAGTACTGGGCGGCGAGGGCGGCCTGGGTCTGGAGGTGGTCGCTGTTGGTGAAGACCGCGTCCGGCCGGTGGTGGGTGGAGATCCGGGTGACGACGGCGCGGTAGTCGCGTACGTCGCACTCCAGGATCTCGGTCCCAGGATACTCCGGGTACGCGGTGCGGTGGGCGTCGGGCTGGTCGGTGAGGATGGTGACGTCCAGACCGATCCGGGCTGCGGCGGGCAGAAAGCCCTCGGTGACGGAGTCGGTGGGGTTCAGTGCGAGCACGTACAGGCGCATGGGGTGGGTGCACAACTTCCGCTAGCTGGTGGGGGGGTCGGTGGGGCGGGCCCTTCTCGTGGTGGGGCCCGCCCCTACCGGGTCTGGAACAGCGGGAGTTACTGCTTGGGCAGCTCGACGCCGGTGGCCTTCGCCACGTCGGTGAGCATCTCCTCGGCCGCCTGGACGCCGATGCCGGACATCCAGGTCTCGTCCGGGACCTCGAAGACCTTGTCGCCCTTGACGGCGGGCAGGTCCTTCCAGACCGGGTTGGAGGTGACCTGCTTCTGCTGGGTCTTGTCCGGGGTGTCGGCGGTGGTGACGAAGATCAGGTCGGCGTCGGCCTGGTCGATCTCCTCCGGGCTGACGTCCTTCATGGTCACGGCCGGGTCGTCGGAGATCTGCGACGTCGGGCGCTGGAAGCCGATGTCGTCGAGGACGACGCCGCTGTAGGAGTTGGAGGCGTAGAGGCGGGTCGGGCCGGCGACGAAGCGGACGACGGAGACGGTCGGCATGGTGCCGTCCTTCTCCTTGATGGCCGCGCCGAGCGCCTTGGCCTGCGTCTCGTACTCCTTCAGCTTGGCCGCGGCCTCGTCCTCCAGGCCCAGCGCCTCGGCGTGGACCTTGAGGTTCTCCTTCCACACACCGCCGGTGGTCTCGGTGAAGACGGTCGGGGCGATGGCGCTGAGCTTGTCGTAGACCTTCTCGTGCCGGACCTTGGACGACAGGATCAGATCGGGCTTGAGGGAGGCGATCTTCTCCAGGTTCGGCTCCAGGAGCGGGCCGACGTCCATGGTGTTCTCGAGGTCGCCCTCCAGGTACGTCGGGAAGCCGCCCTCCGTCTTGAAGTGCGGGGCGACGGCGCCGACGGGGTCGATGCCGAGCAGGGTGACGTCGTCCAGCTCACCGGTGTCGAGGACGACGACCTTCTTCGGCTGCGACGGGACCTTGACGTCGCCCATCACGGTCTTGAGGGTGCGCGGGAAGGCGGCGGTGTCGGCGCCGGCCTGGGTGGTGTCGGTCGTCTTGGTGGAGTCGTCGTCGCCGCAGGCGGCCAGGAGGCCCGTACCGAGTACGACGGCGAGGAGCGCGGTGCCGGGGCGGCCGAATCCGCGCAGGGGGGATCGCTTGAGCATGGGGGTGGTCTTTCTCGTCGACGTACGGGTGTACGGGATGAACCGGCTGTACCTGGATCCCAGGGACGTACCGGATGGGGTGGGTGAGCGGTCAGGCGGACGCGGGCGTGGTGGTGTGCCGTGCCGCGCCGCCTTTCGGGACGACCAGTGGTGTGCCGGTCTCCGGGTCGGGGATGACCCGGCAGTCCACGTCGAACACGGATTTGACCAGGTCCGCGTCGAGCACCTCGGCCGGTGGGCCGGCGGCGGCGAGGCGCCCGTCCTTGAGCACGACCATGTGGTCGGCGTAACGGGCGGCCTGTCCGAGGTCGTGCAGCACCATCACCACGGTGCGGCCCGCCTCGGCGTGCAGGGCGGCGACCAGGTCGAGGACGTCGAGCTGGTGCCGGAGGTCGAGGAAGGTGGTCGGTTCGTCGAGCAGGAGCAGCTCGGTGTCCTGCGCCAACGCCAGGGCTATCCAGGCGCGTTGGCGCTGTCCGCCGGAGAGCCGGTCGACGGGCTGGTCCCGCAGCACCGCCGTGCCGGTCCGCTCCAGTGCCTCGTCCACGGCCCGCTGGTCGGCGGCCGACCAGGGGCTCAGCAGCCGCTGATGCGGGTACCGGCCCAGTCGTACGAGCGCCTCGACGGTGACGGCCTCCGGGGTGACCGGCTGCTGCGGCAGCAGTCCCATACGGAGGGCCAGCGCCCGGGCGGTCATGCGGTGGATGTCGGCGCCGTCGAGCGTGACCGTGCCGGCGGCGGGCGCGAGCAGTCGGCTCAGTCCCCTCAACAGGGTCGACTTGCCACAGGCGTTGGGGCCGACGATCGCCGTGACGGCACCGCCGGGCAGCGTCAGGTCGAGCCCGCCGACCACGAGCCGGTCTCCGTAGCGCAGGTCGAGGCCCTGCGTGGTGAGCTGGTTGGTGGTGGTCATGCGGGGCTCCTGGGGCGAGCGTGGGGCGGCGGTACGAGGCGGCCGGGCGACGGTCGGGTGTGGTCTTCGGGTGCGGGTGGGTGGGGGCTGGTCGCGCAGTTCCCCGCGCCCCTGAGAAGCAGGGGCTGCGCCCCTTGCTCTTCGGCCCGCAGGCCGTCGTCCTCAGGCCCGCAGGGCCGTATCTTTGCCGCGACTGCATGCGAGGAGTCGCGGCCGTTCCTGTCGGCCCACCCTGATCCGCTCATGCCCCACTCCCCCGCACCGGGCTGCTCTGCCGGAACATCAGCACCAGCAGCCACGGCGCGCCGAGGGTGGCGGTGACGGCGCCGACCGGCAGGCCCTCGACCGGGAGGAGATGTTGGACGACCAGGTCGGAGGCGAGGAGGAGGACGGCTCCGGTGAGGGCGGCCAGGGCGAGGGTCGCGGCGGTGGGTGGGCCGGTGAGGAAGCGGACGATGTGGGGTACGGCGAGGGCGACGAAGGTGACCGGTCCCGCGAGGGCCGCGGCCAGCGAGGCCAACGTGACGGCCACC from Streptomyces sp. DSM 40750 includes these protein-coding regions:
- a CDS encoding ABC transporter substrate-binding protein → MLKRSPLRGFGRPGTALLAVVLGTGLLAACGDDDSTKTTDTTQAGADTAAFPRTLKTVMGDVKVPSQPKKVVVLDTGELDDVTLLGIDPVGAVAPHFKTEGGFPTYLEGDLENTMDVGPLLEPNLEKIASLKPDLILSSKVRHEKVYDKLSAIAPTVFTETTGGVWKENLKVHAEALGLEDEAAAKLKEYETQAKALGAAIKEKDGTMPTVSVVRFVAGPTRLYASNSYSGVVLDDIGFQRPTSQISDDPAVTMKDVSPEEIDQADADLIFVTTADTPDKTQQKQVTSNPVWKDLPAVKGDKVFEVPDETWMSGIGVQAAEEMLTDVAKATGVELPKQ
- a CDS encoding ABC transporter ATP-binding protein; translated protein: MTTTNQLTTQGLDLRYGDRLVVGGLDLTLPGGAVTAIVGPNACGKSTLLRGLSRLLAPAAGTVTLDGADIHRMTARALALRMGLLPQQPVTPEAVTVEALVRLGRYPHQRLLSPWSAADQRAVDEALERTGTAVLRDQPVDRLSGGQRQRAWIALALAQDTELLLLDEPTTFLDLRHQLDVLDLVAALHAEAGRTVVMVLHDLGQAARYADHMVVLKDGRLAAAGPPAEVLDADLVKSVFDVDCRVIPDPETGTPLVVPKGGAARHTTTPASA
- a CDS encoding ATP-grasp domain-containing protein, whose protein sequence is MRLYVLALNPTDSVTEGFLPAAARIGLDVTILTDQPDAHRTAYPEYPGTEILECDVRDYRAVVTRISTHHRPDAVFTNSDHLQTQAALAAQYFGLPGKDWRATLRSKDKGEMRRHLAAAGVDTVWSAEITDPADLTGRLVVDAPYPCVVKPREGVASEDVVLVDTAGDLVARGKEILARRPGVTLVVEEYLPGELYTLETLGDGRVRHVLGGFHTELSPPPYFIEERLSFVPAHPEPVVAQILAQLDALGVGFGACHTEFVVHDGRARIIEVNYRAIGDQCDLLLAQLLDLPLFDHILRTHLGEPLPTDLDIRRDGAARLEYPCAERAGTLVDAPAAAQLTVDGVRLTYRPLREIGERHELYSTNRDYLGVLRATGTRQETVDRVVAEFLAAQRWEIQP